From a single Ensifer adhaerens genomic region:
- a CDS encoding Rieske [2Fe-2S] domain-containing protein: MLHTAEKFSDLDALYSPESQVATSMYENADLFNEEMERIFKRTWVWVAHDSELADKGAFKLSNVGLEPVIVVRDRKGDVNVLVNRCRHRAATVCEVKKGKTSSFQCPYHGWGYGLDGSLRGLPYPEQYGEDFDKGAHGLKRLRTESYNGMIFATFNDEVEPLVDFLGTEVCRYIDLFMKQGGGFPVKVLGEHQFTVPMNWKVQLENTTDAYHFPVVHKSFMQSLDGDAEEAFKFLETGKGYVEDLGNGHSVMVMIPERIDLDEHLDDAMEERFLPLAKELRDEGYPEDQVKKIVRAVGGAGFNLNLFPNVSFSLAFFRVLTPVNVEQTDIRHIAIGMDGGPAAANRMRMRLHEHFQGPMGFGSPDDAEVWERVQRGTKGGEDLPILVNRGLIDEQPGALGPRGHISAETGMRAAYKMWKRMMSL; the protein is encoded by the coding sequence ATGTTGCATACCGCAGAGAAATTCAGCGATCTCGACGCCCTCTATTCGCCGGAGTCGCAGGTCGCAACCTCGATGTACGAGAATGCCGACCTCTTCAACGAAGAGATGGAGCGCATCTTCAAGCGCACCTGGGTCTGGGTCGCCCATGACAGCGAACTCGCCGACAAGGGCGCGTTCAAACTGTCGAATGTCGGGCTCGAACCCGTCATCGTGGTGCGCGACCGCAAGGGCGATGTGAACGTCCTCGTCAACCGCTGTCGCCACCGCGCCGCCACCGTCTGTGAGGTGAAGAAGGGCAAGACGTCGTCCTTCCAGTGCCCCTATCATGGCTGGGGCTACGGTCTGGATGGGTCGCTGCGCGGCCTGCCCTATCCGGAGCAATATGGCGAAGATTTCGACAAGGGCGCGCATGGCCTGAAGCGGCTGCGCACCGAGAGCTATAACGGCATGATCTTCGCGACCTTCAACGATGAGGTCGAGCCGCTTGTCGATTTCCTCGGGACCGAAGTCTGCCGCTATATCGACCTCTTCATGAAGCAGGGCGGCGGTTTCCCGGTCAAGGTTCTCGGCGAACACCAGTTCACCGTGCCGATGAACTGGAAGGTTCAGCTCGAAAACACGACCGATGCCTATCACTTCCCGGTCGTCCACAAGAGCTTCATGCAATCGCTCGATGGCGATGCCGAAGAAGCCTTCAAGTTCCTCGAGACCGGCAAGGGCTATGTCGAGGATCTCGGCAACGGCCATTCCGTCATGGTGATGATCCCCGAGCGCATCGATCTGGACGAACATCTCGACGATGCGATGGAGGAGCGCTTCCTGCCGCTCGCCAAGGAGCTGCGCGACGAGGGCTATCCGGAAGATCAGGTCAAGAAGATCGTGCGTGCCGTCGGCGGTGCGGGCTTCAACCTCAATCTCTTCCCGAACGTCTCCTTCTCGCTCGCCTTCTTCCGCGTGCTGACCCCGGTGAATGTCGAGCAGACCGACATCCGCCACATCGCGATCGGCATGGACGGTGGGCCGGCAGCAGCCAACCGGATGCGCATGCGCCTGCATGAGCATTTCCAGGGCCCGATGGGCTTCGGCTCGCCGGATGATGCGGAAGTGTGGGAGCGCGTGCAGCGCGGCACCAAGGGCGGCGAGGACCTGCCGATCCTGGTCAATCGCGGCCTGATCGACGAACAACCCGGCGCATTGGGGCCCCGTGGCCATATCAGCGCCGAAACCGGCATGCGCGCCGCCTACAAGATGTGGAAGAGGATGATGTCGCTATGA
- a CDS encoding Acyl-CoA dehydrogenase, with amino-acid sequence MNYHAPPASAAALEALKSEISARSEEFQALRHIPKDIVAKFQAVGVYRAFVPRRFGGDELTPQDFCRLIEDISTADASAGWVASFGVSATYLAALPPETYSAIYGANPNTVFAGAMFPPQPARRVEGGLEVSGRWPWGSGVMGADIVGAGIKIEGEDSPLPRTAVLPRAKASVDENWDTVGLRATGSHDIVIDKAIVPEEWTFIRGGKPQQDDLIFRYPAMALAAQVLAVVALGTARSALDWVHTNALARASVTGAPSPAARAYIQIDFAKAEGILMGARSAFYDAIEEGWRQMQANGEVDRPTLIRLRHAASKAAQDGAEAARLAFVMGGSEAMATGHPLGRKMIDAACVAQHAFINSGSWQAAGAALFDQQTPPGYP; translated from the coding sequence ATGAATTATCATGCCCCTCCGGCATCCGCCGCAGCGCTTGAGGCGTTGAAAAGCGAAATCAGCGCCCGGTCGGAAGAGTTCCAGGCGCTGCGCCATATTCCCAAGGACATTGTCGCCAAGTTTCAGGCCGTCGGCGTCTACCGCGCCTTCGTGCCGAGGCGTTTCGGCGGCGATGAGCTCACTCCGCAGGATTTCTGTCGTCTGATCGAAGACATTTCCACCGCCGACGCCTCTGCCGGCTGGGTTGCCAGCTTCGGCGTCTCGGCCACCTATCTGGCGGCGCTGCCGCCGGAAACCTATTCGGCGATCTATGGCGCCAATCCGAATACGGTCTTTGCCGGCGCAATGTTCCCGCCGCAGCCGGCCAGACGCGTCGAGGGCGGGCTGGAAGTTTCCGGCCGCTGGCCCTGGGGCTCGGGCGTCATGGGCGCGGACATTGTCGGCGCCGGCATCAAGATCGAGGGCGAGGACAGCCCGCTGCCCCGCACAGCCGTCCTGCCGCGCGCCAAGGCAAGTGTTGACGAGAACTGGGACACGGTCGGCCTTCGCGCCACCGGCAGCCATGACATCGTCATCGACAAGGCGATCGTGCCGGAGGAATGGACCTTCATTCGCGGCGGCAAGCCACAGCAGGACGACCTGATCTTTCGCTATCCGGCCATGGCACTCGCTGCCCAGGTGCTCGCTGTCGTGGCGCTCGGCACGGCCCGTTCGGCACTCGACTGGGTGCATACCAACGCACTCGCCCGCGCCTCCGTCACCGGCGCGCCAAGCCCCGCCGCCCGCGCCTATATCCAGATCGATTTCGCCAAGGCGGAAGGCATTCTGATGGGCGCTCGCTCGGCCTTCTACGACGCCATCGAGGAAGGCTGGCGGCAGATGCAGGCCAATGGCGAAGTCGACCGCCCTACCCTCATCCGCCTGCGCCACGCCGCTTCAAAGGCCGCACAGGATGGCGCAGAAGCCGCCCGTCTCGCCTTCGTCATGGGCGGTTCGGAGGCCATGGCGACCGGCCATCCGCTCGGCCGCAAGATGATCGACGCGGCCTGCGTCGCCCAACACGCTTTCATCAATTCCGGCAGCTGGCAGGCGGCAGGTGCCGCCCTCTTCGACCAGCAGACCCCGCCCGGCTACCCGTGA
- a CDS encoding amidase, whose protein sequence is MSHAASHHDADRVFVSQFSLGAQNGATPALTVAIKDCLDIEGMVTRCGSRALADAAPAKSHADVVANLLSAGCRIVGKTKMHELAYGMTGINAFEGTPVNPRHPDRIAGGSSSGSAAAVAAGVVDFAIGTDTGGSIRQPAICCGVIGFKPTFGRVSRKGALPAQSSLDCVGPFARNLAMIERAMSAIDPAFQAETFGGPLRIGRLRLDGSIEPRMAEAMLAVQTSRDGLIEDIDLSLMSAAFKAGMTIIARETLLANAAVMERPELLGDDVRKRLEGARSVTDADTADAEDIRTRFTASVDALFERFDVLLTPALPVPPPRLSEANEPAKVLTLTQYLRPFNLSGHPALVLPALTSDGVPSGIQLVAPKGADARLIAMARRLIDTNSTFQMEE, encoded by the coding sequence ATGTCACACGCAGCAAGCCATCACGACGCTGATCGCGTCTTCGTATCGCAATTTTCGCTTGGGGCGCAAAACGGCGCCACACCAGCCCTGACGGTTGCGATCAAGGATTGCCTCGATATCGAAGGCATGGTGACGCGCTGCGGCTCCCGGGCGCTCGCCGATGCCGCGCCTGCAAAATCCCATGCCGATGTCGTGGCGAACCTGCTTTCCGCCGGCTGCCGCATCGTCGGCAAGACGAAGATGCATGAGCTCGCCTATGGCATGACCGGCATCAACGCGTTCGAGGGAACGCCGGTCAATCCGCGCCATCCGGACCGTATTGCGGGCGGCTCGTCGTCGGGTTCGGCGGCAGCCGTCGCAGCCGGCGTCGTCGACTTCGCCATCGGTACCGACACGGGCGGCTCGATCCGCCAGCCCGCCATCTGCTGCGGCGTCATCGGCTTCAAGCCGACCTTTGGCCGCGTCAGCCGCAAGGGTGCGCTGCCGGCGCAATCCTCGCTCGACTGTGTCGGCCCCTTTGCCCGCAACCTCGCGATGATCGAGCGCGCCATGTCCGCCATCGATCCGGCTTTCCAAGCAGAGACCTTTGGCGGCCCGCTCCGGATCGGCCGGCTGCGGCTCGACGGCTCCATCGAGCCGCGCATGGCCGAAGCGATGCTGGCCGTCCAGACAAGCAGAGACGGCTTGATCGAGGATATCGATCTCTCGCTCATGAGCGCAGCCTTCAAGGCCGGCATGACGATCATCGCCCGCGAGACGCTTCTCGCCAATGCCGCAGTCATGGAGCGTCCTGAACTGTTGGGCGACGACGTGCGCAAGCGTCTTGAAGGCGCGCGCAGCGTGACCGACGCCGATACCGCAGACGCAGAAGACATTCGGACCCGCTTCACGGCCTCTGTCGATGCGCTGTTCGAGCGCTTCGATGTGCTGCTGACGCCTGCCCTGCCGGTTCCGCCGCCACGCCTTTCCGAGGCGAACGAACCGGCGAAGGTGCTGACGCTGACGCAATATCTGCGGCCCTTCAATCTTTCGGGCCACCCGGCTCTCGTGCTGCCGGCCCTGACGTCGGACGGCGTGCCCTCCGGTATCCAGCTTGTAGCTCCCAAGGGCGCGGACGCCCGGCTGATCGCGATGGCCCGCCGCCTCATCGACACCAATTCGACTTTCCAGATGGAGGAATAA
- a CDS encoding Ketosteroid isomerase homolog codes for MTTETDIAALVRRIETLEAEADIRRIQARYMFLCDTPNPEFGVADDAERIELIMQLYTEDAVWEGVGEYYDNQFGRAVGAAAIRKHFQGFWGGKTDPALILNCHYLTSEQIHVHANGTTADGQWVHMQPWLFSDGKALLRSSRLNNTFRKEPDGVWKITRTRTENVFVAPLPATWASDYPSKSVLMKP; via the coding sequence ATGACCACTGAAACAGATATCGCGGCGCTGGTGCGCCGTATCGAAACGCTGGAAGCGGAAGCCGATATCCGCCGCATCCAGGCGCGCTACATGTTCCTCTGCGATACGCCGAACCCGGAATTCGGTGTGGCGGACGATGCCGAGCGCATCGAGCTGATCATGCAGCTCTATACGGAAGATGCCGTCTGGGAAGGTGTCGGCGAATATTACGACAACCAGTTCGGCCGCGCCGTGGGCGCTGCCGCCATTCGCAAGCACTTCCAGGGCTTCTGGGGCGGCAAGACCGATCCGGCCCTCATCCTCAACTGCCATTACCTGACGTCGGAACAGATTCACGTCCATGCGAACGGTACGACGGCTGACGGCCAGTGGGTGCATATGCAGCCGTGGCTCTTTTCCGATGGCAAGGCTCTGCTTCGCTCCTCGCGTCTGAACAACACGTTCCGCAAGGAGCCCGACGGCGTCTGGAAGATCACCCGCACCCGCACCGAAAACGTCTTCGTCGCCCCACTGCCGGCAACATGGGCCTCGGACTATCCGTCGAAGTCTGTGCTGATGAAGCCTTGA
- a CDS encoding phenylacetaldehyde dehydrogenase, producing MHIAQPDSAVETVSATVADFLKSPKVLIGGQSSGAASGATYPVANPATGEVLAQVPACDAADVDRAVKAAAAAFEGPWSKMLPVQRQSLMLKLADLIEANGEELAQLETLNQGKSIMLSRLIEVQSSAEYFRYMAGCSTKIEGSTLDVSIAIPPGMRYQAQTRKEPVGVVAAITPWNFPLNMASWKIAPALAAGCTVVLKPAEETPLTSIRLVELCREAGFPEGVVNVVTGMGETAGAVLVAHPGVAKITFTGSTETGKLIGVQAMKDMKRVTLELGGKAPMIMFDDMDLDLLGAAAGIGVFFNTGQTCCAATRIYAQKGIYEKALEVIANVSRSLAIGSGLNPMNQINPLVSAKHQKHVKACIARGIEQGATPVINGSAPDKGFFVAPELFTDVRQDMALMQDEVFGPVVTITPFEDADEAIAKANDTRYGLGASIWTNDLNKVMRYVPRIQAGTVWVNSHNIPDQNMPFGGFKQSGIGREHGSRALENYLETKSVCIAYR from the coding sequence ATGCATATCGCCCAGCCTGACAGTGCAGTGGAAACGGTCTCCGCCACAGTCGCGGACTTCCTGAAATCGCCGAAAGTCCTCATTGGCGGCCAATCCTCCGGGGCCGCATCCGGCGCGACCTATCCGGTCGCCAACCCGGCAACAGGCGAGGTCCTGGCCCAGGTTCCTGCCTGCGACGCGGCGGACGTAGACCGCGCGGTCAAGGCGGCCGCCGCTGCCTTCGAGGGACCGTGGTCGAAGATGCTGCCGGTGCAGCGCCAGTCGCTGATGCTGAAGCTTGCCGATCTCATCGAGGCAAACGGCGAGGAACTGGCGCAGCTCGAAACCCTGAACCAGGGCAAGTCGATCATGCTCTCACGCCTGATCGAGGTACAGTCATCGGCCGAGTATTTCCGTTACATGGCGGGCTGCTCGACCAAGATCGAGGGCTCGACACTCGACGTCTCGATCGCCATTCCGCCGGGCATGCGCTACCAGGCGCAGACGCGCAAGGAACCGGTCGGCGTCGTGGCGGCGATCACGCCGTGGAACTTCCCGCTCAACATGGCCTCCTGGAAGATCGCGCCGGCGCTCGCCGCTGGCTGCACCGTGGTGCTGAAGCCGGCCGAGGAAACGCCGCTCACCTCGATCCGGCTGGTTGAACTCTGCCGCGAAGCCGGCTTCCCGGAAGGCGTCGTCAATGTCGTCACCGGCATGGGCGAGACGGCAGGTGCTGTTCTCGTCGCCCATCCGGGCGTTGCCAAGATCACCTTCACCGGCTCGACCGAGACCGGCAAGCTGATCGGCGTACAGGCGATGAAGGACATGAAGCGCGTGACGCTGGAACTCGGCGGCAAGGCACCGATGATCATGTTCGACGACATGGATCTCGATCTGCTGGGTGCAGCAGCCGGCATCGGCGTCTTCTTCAACACCGGACAGACCTGCTGCGCCGCCACCCGCATCTATGCCCAGAAGGGCATCTACGAAAAGGCGCTCGAGGTCATTGCCAATGTTTCGCGCAGCCTCGCGATCGGCTCGGGCCTCAATCCGATGAACCAGATCAACCCGCTGGTTTCCGCCAAACATCAGAAGCATGTGAAAGCCTGCATTGCCCGCGGCATCGAGCAAGGCGCGACACCGGTCATCAACGGCAGCGCACCGGACAAGGGCTTCTTCGTCGCCCCGGAACTCTTCACCGATGTCCGGCAGGACATGGCGCTCATGCAGGACGAAGTCTTCGGCCCCGTCGTGACCATCACGCCCTTCGAGGATGCGGACGAGGCGATCGCCAAGGCCAACGACACCCGCTACGGCCTCGGTGCCTCCATCTGGACCAACGATCTCAACAAGGTCATGCGCTATGTGCCGAGAATCCAGGCCGGCACGGTCTGGGTCAACAGCCACAACATTCCCGACCAGAACATGCCCTTCGGCGGCTTCAAGCAATCCGGCATCGGCCGCGAACACGGCAGCCGCGCGCTGGAGAATTATCTGGAGACGAAATCGGTCTGCATCGCCTATCGCTGA
- a CDS encoding DNA-binding transcriptional regulator, LysR family, producing MDRFTELEVFTRIADEASLTRAADLLGLSVSGVSRCLTSLENRLGVRLVQRTTRQLSLTLEGERFACKAREILGNLNAAEESVSAIKAEPLGTLRVGASLAFSLLHLLPVIRQFKIDHPAVQVDLQISNRYCDLIESGLDLAIRTRRVEADSSVTMRKLAEVPRILTATPAYLAAHGVPHEPEALEGHAMLLYTLSDDWEHLTFQRNGLAKRLSVTGAITCNDGMALRQAALDDLGILVQPSYVVRDDLASGRLVQVLPEWRLKSLTMNVAFPTRTHLPARTRLFIDALVRYVRDNDLEHAWHGEPDLPARISA from the coding sequence ATGGATCGTTTTACCGAACTGGAAGTGTTTACGCGCATTGCCGACGAGGCGAGCCTCACCCGCGCTGCCGATCTTCTCGGCCTTTCCGTTTCCGGCGTGAGCCGCTGTCTGACCAGTCTTGAAAACCGCCTTGGCGTGCGCCTTGTTCAGCGCACGACACGGCAATTGTCGCTGACGCTGGAGGGCGAGCGTTTTGCCTGCAAGGCGCGCGAAATCCTCGGCAACCTCAACGCGGCGGAAGAGAGTGTGAGCGCCATCAAGGCCGAACCGCTTGGCACGCTGCGGGTCGGCGCGTCGCTGGCCTTCTCGCTACTGCATCTCTTGCCGGTGATCCGCCAGTTCAAGATTGACCACCCGGCGGTGCAGGTCGATCTCCAGATCTCCAACCGCTATTGCGATCTGATCGAAAGCGGTCTCGATCTTGCGATCCGGACCCGCCGCGTCGAGGCGGACAGTTCCGTGACCATGCGAAAGCTCGCGGAAGTGCCGCGCATCCTGACTGCAACCCCCGCCTATCTCGCAGCCCACGGTGTCCCCCATGAGCCGGAGGCGTTGGAAGGTCACGCCATGTTGCTCTACACACTGTCCGACGACTGGGAGCATCTCACCTTCCAACGCAACGGCCTTGCAAAGCGGCTGTCCGTTACCGGTGCAATCACCTGCAATGACGGGATGGCGCTGCGCCAGGCGGCGCTGGACGACCTCGGCATTCTCGTCCAGCCCTCCTATGTGGTCAGGGATGACCTTGCGAGCGGACGTCTGGTTCAGGTTCTTCCGGAGTGGCGACTGAAGTCGCTGACCATGAATGTCGCCTTTCCGACGCGGACGCATCTTCCTGCCCGTACACGTCTTTTCATCGATGCACTGGTGCGCTACGTCCGCGACAACGATCTCGAACATGCCTGGCACGGTGAGCCGGATCTTCCGGCGCGCATATCCGCCTGA
- a CDS encoding Helix-turn-helix domain-containing protein — translation MREVHRRAGNVAFIRVAAITPLIHQFDKRQEKGRMLLARHRLSQSLLDDPYAVIPLQRFIAFFEDAAEALDDPFFGAKLGSAFKPADIGPLGMLVSLSPTIRVAFDRISRFVNSLQNSTSSNFVEDGDTFEWTYRIADQSIWPRRQDAEYSLAASCQLVRSNFSSAWRPDEVHFEHDAPAEPDILRRIFRAPVLFRQSSNRMIMRTEDITRVYRSDNKELAAILERHIADLINETEVGQSLTSKVTALIEHYVGRRPVTVGFLAEELGINARTLQRQLEHEGTSVRSLTEAHRRELAEHLLSSGKKPSIAEVAQTLGYADSAVFGRAFKTWTGKAPSRAVR, via the coding sequence ATGAGGGAAGTGCATCGCCGGGCCGGGAATGTCGCCTTCATCCGCGTGGCAGCCATCACGCCGCTGATCCATCAGTTCGACAAGCGGCAAGAAAAGGGCCGCATGCTTCTGGCGCGCCATCGCCTCTCCCAATCGTTGCTCGACGACCCTTATGCCGTGATCCCACTGCAGCGTTTCATCGCCTTCTTTGAGGATGCGGCGGAGGCTCTGGACGATCCGTTTTTCGGGGCCAAGCTCGGTTCGGCCTTCAAGCCGGCCGATATCGGCCCGCTTGGCATGCTTGTCTCACTCTCCCCGACGATCAGGGTTGCCTTCGATCGCATCTCTAGATTCGTGAATTCGCTCCAGAATTCCACCAGTTCCAACTTCGTCGAGGATGGCGACACATTCGAGTGGACCTATCGCATCGCCGATCAGTCGATCTGGCCGCGTCGACAGGACGCGGAATATTCGCTCGCCGCAAGCTGTCAGCTGGTGCGCTCGAACTTCTCCTCGGCATGGAGGCCGGATGAGGTGCATTTCGAGCATGACGCGCCGGCAGAACCGGATATCCTGCGCCGCATCTTCCGCGCGCCGGTGCTGTTTCGCCAGTCAAGCAATCGCATGATCATGCGCACCGAGGACATCACCCGCGTCTATCGCAGCGACAACAAGGAACTTGCGGCGATCCTGGAGCGGCATATCGCCGATCTGATCAACGAAACCGAGGTGGGGCAAAGCCTCACCTCCAAGGTCACGGCGCTGATCGAGCACTATGTTGGCCGTCGCCCGGTCACGGTGGGTTTTCTGGCCGAGGAACTGGGCATCAATGCGCGCACATTGCAGAGGCAGCTGGAGCACGAGGGAACAAGCGTGCGTAGCCTGACCGAGGCGCATCGGCGCGAGCTCGCCGAGCACCTGCTCTCATCGGGAAAGAAGCCCTCGATTGCCGAGGTCGCCCAGACGCTCGGCTATGCCGACAGCGCCGTCTTCGGCCGGGCCTTCAAGACCTGGACCGGAAAAGCGCCATCGCGCGCCGTCAGGTAG
- a CDS encoding Amino acid transporter encodes MKTGESLTAPSGKLASNSVGIAHIVFFVVAAAAPLTAVVGATPPAFAFGNGAGVPGAFVLAGLLYLIFSVGFTAMSRHISGAGAFYTYIANGIGKPAGVAGAFIALLTYSSVQIAVYGLIGVFTNGAMAALGLDLPWWVWSFAFLAITHLAGQRNITVSGVILGVCMLAEIAILLLLDIGIVLHGGGPEGMTVSSFMPSTVFTPGLGVSLVFVVGSFIGFEATAIFGEEAHRPEITIPRATYISVLLIAVFYAFSTWAIVQYYGPSKIQETANAALNTFYFDAATKVLGPWAAHTMNVLLITSLFACILSFHNTLNRYFFALGREGLAFKVLGKVHHIHGSPYIAGMLQSGIAAAVLAAFVIAGQDPLAVVFSYMSALAVLGILSVQAMVSIAIVMFFRTDNKGYGPWRTTIAPIIALVGLAGAIVLVISNLSLLAGASNIVIDSFPVIVVLVGVFGAFFALSIKKASPERYAALGRVFAD; translated from the coding sequence ATGAAAACTGGTGAGAGTCTCACTGCGCCCAGCGGAAAGCTGGCCAGCAATTCCGTGGGCATCGCCCACATCGTCTTCTTCGTCGTAGCGGCCGCAGCGCCGTTGACCGCGGTTGTCGGCGCAACGCCGCCGGCCTTCGCATTCGGTAACGGGGCAGGCGTTCCGGGCGCCTTCGTGCTCGCCGGGTTGCTGTATCTGATCTTCTCCGTTGGCTTCACCGCCATGAGCCGCCATATCAGCGGCGCCGGCGCATTCTACACTTACATCGCCAACGGCATCGGTAAGCCGGCCGGGGTTGCGGGCGCGTTCATAGCGCTTTTGACCTACAGTTCCGTTCAGATCGCCGTCTACGGTCTGATCGGCGTCTTCACCAACGGCGCGATGGCGGCCCTTGGACTTGATCTGCCTTGGTGGGTATGGTCCTTTGCCTTCCTGGCCATCACCCATCTGGCCGGCCAGCGCAACATCACCGTTTCGGGCGTGATCCTCGGCGTGTGCATGCTGGCCGAAATCGCAATCCTCCTTCTGCTTGATATCGGCATCGTGCTTCACGGCGGCGGGCCGGAAGGCATGACGGTTTCCTCCTTCATGCCCTCGACCGTCTTCACGCCTGGCCTTGGTGTCTCGCTCGTCTTCGTGGTCGGTTCCTTCATCGGCTTCGAGGCAACCGCCATTTTCGGCGAGGAGGCGCATCGGCCGGAAATCACCATTCCGCGCGCAACCTATATCTCCGTCCTGCTGATCGCGGTCTTCTATGCTTTCTCGACCTGGGCGATCGTCCAGTATTACGGCCCGTCCAAGATCCAGGAAACGGCAAATGCGGCGCTCAATACCTTCTATTTTGACGCCGCGACCAAGGTTCTCGGTCCCTGGGCTGCGCACACGATGAACGTGCTGCTCATCACCAGCCTGTTTGCCTGCATCCTCTCCTTCCACAATACGCTGAACCGCTACTTCTTCGCGCTCGGTCGGGAAGGTCTCGCATTCAAGGTTCTGGGTAAGGTGCATCACATTCACGGTTCGCCCTATATCGCCGGCATGCTGCAATCGGGTATTGCCGCCGCCGTGCTCGCCGCCTTTGTCATCGCCGGGCAGGATCCGCTGGCTGTCGTCTTCTCCTACATGTCGGCGCTTGCAGTGCTCGGCATCCTGTCGGTTCAGGCCATGGTGTCGATCGCCATCGTCATGTTCTTCCGCACGGACAACAAGGGTTACGGCCCCTGGCGGACCACGATCGCGCCGATTATCGCACTTGTAGGTCTTGCCGGCGCAATCGTCCTAGTCATCTCCAATCTCAGCCTTCTGGCGGGTGCGTCGAACATCGTTATCGACTCCTTCCCTGTCATCGTGGTGCTGGTGGGCGTGTTCGGGGCCTTCTTCGCGCTCTCGATCAAGAAGGCAAGCCCCGAGCGCTACGCGGCACTCGGCCGGGTCTTCGCCGACTGA